In Vigna unguiculata cultivar IT97K-499-35 chromosome 3, ASM411807v1, whole genome shotgun sequence, a single genomic region encodes these proteins:
- the LOC114174988 gene encoding scopoletin glucosyltransferase-like has translation MSNEVHSLHVFFIPFLAYGHIIPTVDMAKLFAEKGVKATIITTPLNAPFITKTTGKPKTSSTTIHVRTIELPCAEAGLPNGCENTNSITSGALFPAFFRACGLLQDQFEQLLLEQRPNCVVADVMFPWATNSAAKFGVPSLVYDGTSFFSICANECMGLYEPYKNVSSDSEPFLIPNLPGEITITRMQVSPHVMSNESPGVTKLLEEVRESELKSYGMVVNSFYELEKVYADHLRNVLGRKAWHIGPMFLSNRVKEEKAHGEDEHECLKWLDTKKPNSVVYVCFGTTTKMTTSQLKDIATGLEASGEQFIWVVRKSEEDGVEWLPEEFEKKIEGKGLIIRGWAPQVLILEHEAIGAFVTHCGWNSILEGVVAGVPMVTWPIAYEQFFNEKLVCEILKIGVPSGAKKWAAGVGDTVKWEAVEKAVKTIMSGEEANEMRNKVKVLSHLAREAVAEGGSSNSDLNALIAELSSLTI, from the coding sequence ATGAGCAATGAAGTTCATTCTTTACATGTATTCTTCATCCCTTTCTTGGCTTATGGCCATATCATTCCCACCGTTGACATGGCCAAATTATTTGCTGAAAAGGGTGTGAAGGCCACTATCATCACCACACCCCTCAACGCACCTTTCATCACCAAAACCACAGGAAAACCCAAAACCAGCAGCACCACGATTCATGTCCGAACAATCGAGCTCCCATGTGCCGAGGCTGGTCTACCTAATGGGTGTGAAAACACTAACTCCATCACTTCCGGGGCCTTATTTCCTGCATTCTTTAGGGCTTGTGGGTTACTTCAAGACCAGTTTGAGCAACTGTTGCTTGAGCAGCGTCCTAATTGTGTCGTTGCGGATGTTATGTTCCCATGGGCAACTAATTCAGCAGCCAAATTTGGAGTTCCTAGCCTTGTGTACGACGGGACAAGCTTCTTTTCTATATGTGCTAACGAGTGCATGGGACTCTACGAGCCCTACAAGAATGTTTCTTCGGATTCTGAACCCTTTCTCATTCCCAACCTTCCCGGGGAGATTACAATCACAAGGATGCAGGTGTCACCTCATGTCATGAGCAATGAAAGCCCAGGCGTGACAAAGTTGTTGGAGGAAGTAAGAGAATCAGAGTTGAAAAGCTATGGGATGGTTGTTAATAGCTTCTATGAGCTTGAGAAGGTATATGCAGATCATTTAAGGAATGTTCTTGGAAGAAAAGCATGGCACATAGGCCCAATGTTTCTTTCCAACAGGGTTAAAGAAGAAAAGGCACATGGAGAAGATGAGCATGAGTGTCTAAAATGGCTTGACACAAAGAAACCTAACTCAGTTGTTTATGTATGCTTTGGAACTACCACAAAGATGACAACTTCTCAACTTAAGGACATTGCTACGGGTCTTGAGGCTTCAGGGGAACAATTCATTTGGGTGGTGAGGAAAAGCGAAGAAGATGGAGTTGAATGGCTACCTGAGGAATTTGAGAAAAAGATTGAAGGTAAGGGACTAATCATAAGAGGGTGGGCACCTCAAGTATTGATTCTTGAGCATGAAGCGATTGGAGCATTTGTGACTCATTGTGGATGGAATTCAATTTTGGAAGGAGTGGTTGCTGGGGTACCTATGGTAACTTGGCCTATTGCTTATGAGCAGTTTTTCAATGAGAAATTGGTGTGTGAGATTCTTAAAATTGGGGTGCCTAGTGGAGCTAAAAAATGGGCTGCAGGAGTGGGAGATACTGTTAAATGGGAGGCTGTAGAGAAGGCTGTGAAAACGATAATGAGTGGGGAAGAAGCAAATGAAATGAGGAACAAAGTTAAGGTGCTGTCGCATCTAGCTAGGGAAGCTGTAGCAGAAGGAGGATCTTCAAACTCAGATTTGAATGCTTTAATCGCTGAGTTGAGTTCACTCACCATCtaa
- the LOC114175225 gene encoding protein FAR-RED IMPAIRED RESPONSE 1-like: protein MIAVRKQDMSMISIVVDEHNHDVSPTKSRLIRGNRKLNMQVKRTFDLNDQVGVRINKSFWSLGCDAGGFENLQFVERDAKNYIGKQRRALGKEGDGQTLLNHFSAMRELNKDFFFEIDMDSDNQISNVFWADVRSRATFIEFEDVVSFDTTYLTNKCDMPFAPFVGVNHHGHSILLGCGLLSVEDSSTFVWLF, encoded by the coding sequence ATGATAGCGGTTAGAAAGCAAGATATGTCGATGATTAGTATTGTGGTAGATGAACATAACCATGACGTTAGTCCAACAAAATCCAGGCTTATTCGTGGGAATAGAAAGCTGAATATGCAAGTCAAGAGAACCTTTGACCTAAATGACCAAGTCGGTGTTCGCATTAACAAGAGCTTTTGGTCCTTGGGGTGTGATGCAGGGggatttgaaaatttacaatttgTGGAACGAGACGCTAAAAACTACATTGGTAAGCAAAGACGTGCATTAGGGAAGGAAGGTGACGGACAAACTTTGTTAAACCACTTTTCAGCTATGAGGGAATTGAACAaagatttcttttttgaaattgaTATGGATTCAGATAATCAAATAAGCAATGTATTTTGGGCTGATGTTAGGAGTAGGGCTACCTTTATAGAGTTTGAGGATGTTGTATCGTTTGATACAACGTACTTAACCAATAAGTGCGACATGCCATTTGCACCATTTGTTGGGGTTAATCACCATGGTCATTCAATCTTACTAGGATGTGGACTTCTATCTGTAGAAGACAGTAGTACATTTGTGTGGCTATTTTGA
- the LOC114175228 gene encoding uncharacterized protein LOC114175228, whose translation MDPWEALAVDDEVLKEFLERSNSATTFITRPARNAQSVILNRQLDEAHNTQEFMNKMVVASHARDFYSNAWKWVEQFIKHHALVEDGDIKNITPLSQRKSLKRMPFMACVVKECKPNGLGDMLITMKDPYDIAKASIHNKVLKDAEFGSDVVVGSVLLLKEVVVFKVDRRIQYLNITLRNIVFKYDISPPTEKEVKASLPVVRLNYVPKQTVHENMETNVHSDLNVNQNINMDHNVGANVDTNNPPAVSVNVDKIL comes from the exons ATGGATCCGTGGGAGGCATTGGCGGTAGATGATGAGGTTCTCAAAGAATTTCTGGAAAGGTCGAACTCAGCCACAACTTTCATCACTAGACCAGCTAGAAACGCCCAATCTGTTATCCTGAACAGGCAGTTAGATGAAGCACATAATACACAGGAGTTTATGAACAAAATGGTTGTTGCGAGTCATGCACGTGATTTTTACTCAAATGCCTGGAAATGGGTAGAGCAGTTCATCAAACACCATG CTTTGGTTGAGGATGgagacattaaaaatataactccATTGTCACAAAGGAAATCATTGAAAAGAATGCCTTTTATGGCTTGTGTAGTGAAAGAATGTAAGCCAAACGGGCTTGGTGACATGCTTATCACTATGAAG GACCCATATGATATCGCGAAAGCTAGCATCCACAATAAAGTGCTTAAGGATGCTGAATTTGGTTCAGACGTTGTTGTTGGATCTGTTCTGCTATTGAAAGAA GTTGTCGTCTTCAAGGTTGATCGACGGATTCAATACCTAAATATCACTCTAAGGAACATT GTTTTCAAATATGACATTAGCCCTCCAACTGAAAAAGAAGTGAAGGCTTCTTTGCCTGTAGTGCGACTTAACTATGTTCCAAAACAAACTGTCCATGAGAATATGGAGACAAATGTGCATTCTGATTTAAACGTaaatcaaaacataaatatGGATCATAATGTGGGGGCAAATGTGGACACCAACAACCCACCAGCTGTGTCGGTCAATGTGGACAAAATACTATAG
- the LOC114177431 gene encoding scopoletin glucosyltransferase-like, which yields MGSSEHHPLHIFFFPFLAPGHMIPTVDMAKSFAEKGVKATIITTPLNAPFIFKAIGKSKTNGNGVHIQTIHFPSAEAGLPDACENLDSIPSPDLIEAFFFATALLQEQLEQLLLKQRPNCIVADFFFPWTADSAAKFGIPRLVFHGSGFFFLCASTCLKLYEPYKDVSSDSELFLVPNLPGEIKISRMELPPFVTSKEKTAFAKLLEEAKESEERSYGVVVNSFYELEKVYADHFRKVFGRKAWHIGPLSLCNKDAEEKAHRGKEACIDEHECLKWLEIKKPNSVVYVCFGSISMFSDSQLREIAIGLEASGQPFMWVVRKSKEDGVEWLPDGFEKRMKGKGLIIRGWAPQVLILEHEAIGAFVTHCGWNSTLEAVSAGVPMVTWPIAAEQFFNEKLVIEVLKIGVPVGAKKWSQLEVDSIRCDAVEEAVKRILTGEEAIDMKNKAQRLSHLAKQAVLEGGSSYSDLNALIGELSSLSL from the coding sequence ATGGGTAGTAGTGAACATCACCCTCTTcacatcttcttcttccccttCTTGGCTCCTGGCCATATGATACCGACAGTTGATATGGCAAAATCATTTGCTGAAAAGGGTGTGAAGGCCACTATAATCACCACACCCCTCAATGCTCCTTTCATCTTCAAGGCCATTGGAAAATCCAAAACTAACGGCAACGGGGTTCACATCCAAACCATTCACTTCCCTTCTGCGGAGGCTGGTTTACCTGATGCCTGTGAAAACTTGGACTCAATTCCTTCTCCAGATCTGATTGAAGCCTTCTTTTTTGCCACAGCTTTGCTTCAAGAGCAGCTTGAGCAACTGTTACTCAAACAACGTCCCAATTGCATTGTCGCTGATTTTTTCTTCCCATGGACTGCTGATTCTGCCGCCAAGTTTGGAATACCTAGGCTCGTCTTCCATGGAAGTGGTTTCTTCTTCTTGTGTGCTTCCACGTGTTTGAAACTGTACGAGCCTTACAAGGATGTTTCATCTGATTCTGAGTTGTTCCTCGTTCCTAATCTTCCGGGAGAGATTAAAATCTCAAGGATGGAGCTGCCACCATTTGTCACGAGTAAGGAGAAGACAGCCTTCGCCAAATTGCTGGAAGAGGCAAAGGAATCAGAGGAGAGGAGTTATGGGGTTGTTGTTAATAGCTTCTACGAACTTGAGAAGGTCTATGCAGATCATTTCAGGAAGGTGTTTGGAAGAAAGGCATGGCATATTGGTCCCTTGTCTCTTTGCAACAAAGATGCAGAAGAGAAAGCACATAGAGGAAAGGAGGCATGTATTGATGAGCATGAGTGTCTGAAATGGCTTGAGATAAAGAAACCAAATTCAGTTGTTTACGTGTGCTTTGGAAGTATATCAATGTTCTCTGATTCTCAACTTAGAGAGATTGCTATTGGTCTGGAGGCTTCAGGGCAACCATTCATGTGGGTGGTGAGGAAAAGCAAAGAAGATGGAGTTGAATGGTTACCTGATGGATTTGAGAAAAGAATGAAAGGTAAGGGACTAATCATAAGAGGGTGGGCACCTCAAGTGCTAATTCTTGAACATGAGGCAATTGGAGCGTTTGTGACTCATTGTGGATGGAATTCAACTTTGGAAGCAGTGTCTGCAGGGGTTCCTATGGTCACTTGGCCTATTGCTGCAGAGCAATTTTTCAATGAGAAGTTGGTGATTGAGGTCCTGAAAATAGGGGTGCCTGTTGGTGCTAAAAAATGGTCACAATTAGAGGTGGATAGTATTAGATGTGATGCGGTGGAGGAGGCAGTGAAGAGGATACTCACCGGGGAAGAAGCCATTGATATGAAAAACAAAGCGCAGAGGCTTTCGCACTTGGCCAAGCAGGCTGTGCTTGAAGGAGGATCATCATACTCAGATTTGAATGCTTTAATTGGGGAGTTGAGTTCATTGAGCCTCTAA